In the genome of Mercurialis annua linkage group LG8, ddMerAnnu1.2, whole genome shotgun sequence, the window ttagtgtgcgacccagtaggttcatataacgttggcagtaggcccgaaatcctTATTttagcccacaagtcataaatggcctctagcaagacattatgactacccaagttatacgaatatcgataatctgatttaaccatttataataatattttcatccCTTTCTCACTCGATATCCTGATTGAATATAAGACATAgttctgtcatccttataatattaaatcattagtttcctgattctaagtagactgaaaatgataactctttatcaattcttttagcatggccatgcatttccttcagtctattttcttcaaggggcccatagatatcttactcaaataaataagggacaaattccttctcagttactcacatttctcacatagttactttcatatacaatgacaatctattccactatcccgttaaagataatgtaagactgtatcaaaacatgaaatagttatgtagaaatccatgatgatttcaaggtcaaaggattatactaatagaaatgtaatgagaattacttatgacagttatctatgtagtattctcaaggtgggtcatccagtgccttatttcttaaatagcacctatgatttgactttatatctcatatacataaTTAGTAAAACACAATCCACTACTAGAAATcaggcatttagcgacggatttttccgtcgctaaatgcctaaaatccgtcgctaattgatattagcgacggattaccgacggactcAGTCCGTCGGTGGATTTCTGGTCGCAAAATCTTTTAccgacagaaaaaaaaattagcgacggatttaaaaaaaattagcgacggaatttagcgacggattttaattaaaattgtaaaatgaaattttatttaatcaatagcCCACCGTAACCCACTCACCCGCGATAGACCACACACTGTCACCCACCAACAATCCTCGCAATCGAcctaacttcccagtaggtcacccatcattGAATTGCTCCCATCCAAAGCTCTTTAACTTTGGAGTTCCCCCGCGCGCAGCTCCATCTTAACCAACTCAAACTCTTAttacatatgtatgtatattatatttaaatataactaaaatgaggaaatattTACACTCGTAATTTATATACTCccgcattataaaataattatttttcatacaaattattttttaaataaataattaataaataattattttaaataaaaacaattaattaattaatttttaatagttaattatttttaataattacttatttttaataaataaatattgttaattattaaatatttttttgttaattaatatttttttaataaaataggacTTTTAGCGATGGAtaatttaatccgtcgctaaaatttagacattagcgacggattaaactatctgtcgctaattgatatacttttagcgacggattctaaaatccgtcgctaaaagtgcatttttttttggcgggatgaatcccgccaatttttagtaggatttagcgacggatataaaatccgtcgctaaatccgtcggtaatcttcattttagcgacggatttaaaatccgtcgctaaaatccgtcgcgattaagcagttttctagtagtgatcaTCAGTTAACAACATACTAGTCTTAATgtactattaagactagggatagatggaatacaattcttttataaaacctaagggttctactatcaagtcacatacttgatgaccttagaaagaattaaccattcaaatattttaatcataatataaaatgataaaaactgccaatcaataaataacaaaacgataaacctaatacatggtcaaacatgattgacctagtgcatatcactaacaataaCTTATAGTCATCATGAGGAAACAAGGTCTAAATAGCATGTATACGTCCCTATTGAAAGAATCAAAAGTCATTACAAAAACAGCATGAATTCAATGCATTAAATAGTGTTATCATGTCAAACATAGTACAAATAGTGTAAGTTTACTAATTACCTTTTGTTTATCTTTCATAAAGCACTATTCATGGTATTGTAGATAGGCACCGCCGATTTTCCTTGGTCTCCCAATCAACTACATACCATGCTATCAGGTACGTGCAATCATTTACATCACTCCTTACTGCCGTAAGTAGCTGTCCTCCATACAACCCTTTGAGCTAGCATCCATCAATCGATATGACTCTCCTACGACTTTCAATAAATACATCCCTAAGAAGTCTCAAACACACGTACATTTCCTCGAACACACCCTCACACCTTTTGTACATTATAGTTGAATTAGGATGTGTCGTAATTAGTTCAGGCCTCTAGCCCATCAACATTTTCAATTGTTCAACCTCATCCCCATTTAGCTTATGGAGAGCTAAATCTTTGGCCCTAAGAGCTGCTACTCTTCCTATACTAGCTTTCTGATTGGATTTTATAGCCTGCATTACGCCCCACTTAAACCCCAATTTGGATTAGCTCTGAATTGCTCCAAATATGGCTGTGCAATCCACTTGGGATTCACATTCCTAATGTTATGATCCCTAGTCCATTCATGCTTTAAGCACCCAGTTTTAATCTGGATAGTCAGGTTGTCCTTGTTCATCTTAGATGGCCATAACTTAAAGGGACATCCTTTTTGGTAATAAGCTTTGCATGTTAAATTGTCATTATTCCTAAACTTCATTACATACCTATTCTTAATCATATAGTTTCTGACAGCTtccttaaattggtaaaaatctCTAAATTTCATCCCTACTCTAAATTCAGGGTCATCCATGTTCTCCCTATTGAACTCAAAGTACTTAGGTGTCTCTAACTCAACATCAGAATCACCTTCTAGAGCTCCTCAGAGTCTGCAATGAAGGAATCACCATCTCTAGTATTTGCATTAGCTTCACCCACAGTATTTCCATTAGTTTTTCTGTCAGCAGCTTCAATATCCTCTTCTTTCACATCACAATCATTAGACATACTATGGTCATCACTGTAGTCAGATCTTCTAAATGTCTACCCTCAGATTGATTGTCTCAACATCTACAACTTCACTCCCACACTCACCCACACCAGCATTGGCATCAAGAGCATTATCATCAGAAGCATTAGCATCAAGGGCATTGGCATGAGGGGCATCTACCTGATCCTCACCAACGTCACTGCCCTCTAAAAAATTCACACCCACTTCAATAGTAGCAtgaacttttatctttttttcagCATCCACACTGAGTGACATCTTGAGATCTGTTTCATTTCGGAGCCTAGTTAAACTGACATGTTCATCATCACAAACATGAAAGAACTTAAGCCTGTCTACATCCACACCTAATCCCAAAATGATGCCCATACAAAGCAGCTCGAGCAGTGATAAATTCAAAGCATTACAGTTATCTATATACCCCATTATGCGATGGCCATACCTTATAATAGGTCCAACTACTATTTTGTGCATTCATGTACGGAAGTAGGAAGAATCAGTAGTTGACATAATAAatgaaatttaacaaaaattaacatTGTGACTCAAAACTATCTAGATGAAATACAATTAGTATGAAATGAGTGTTTGTACTTGACAATAAAAAAACTTGATGTTCAAAGAGACAAATAGACAATTAACAAAAGATAAATTAGGGGGATTGCAGtttcaataataaaattcatGGCCATGATGCTTGAGCTTATGGATGAGTATCACAGATTTTATCAGGATTATCAAGAAGGCAATTTTGATTTGAGGCTTAATTTTCATCCACCTTGTCCTCAACCTAATAAAGTTATTGAAATTATGCCTTATGCAGATATGTCTGATATTACTCTGTTActttattgcaaaaaaggtaccAGGATTACGGGTTCTAAAAGATGGTCAATGGGTTTATGTCGAGCAAATTGATGGCGCCATTGTTGTAAATTTTGGCTAGATTATACAGGTAtgtatctttatttatttgttaaattgcATAGAAACTGAAACGCTCAAACAGAAAATGAcaaattgacatttttataagaatatacTATGAATAAAATGAAGTTTTGTAGTTTCAGAAACAATTAAACATAAGATTCGACgagttttcgtgcaacataatCTACTGATATAGAAAATTAAGAAGTTTGAATATAGATGATTATATAGTAAATGATGCAGATAATGAGCAATGGAATATACAAAGTTCCAGAGTATAGAGCAGTGGTAAACAAATTGAAAGAAAGGGTTTTTGTAGTTACCTTATGTTATCCTAACTCATCTTTAACCGTTGGTCCTGCCAAACAACTTACACAGACAggaaatctagacgtttcattCATTGAGCTTTTACAATCGGCATCTTGACGTTTCATTCATCGATAGCCTCAAGATAAGTGTAATAGTAGAGTTCTTCAAATATCGTATGATGAGTGTAATTGTAAGGTACATAGTAAATTCCCAAATAGTTCAGTCATACATCACTTgacataatttaattattagcaCTTCTAAGTCGAAAGAGAAAGATTTAATGTGTCAGAGTGTAGAGTAAAAAGCAtgattctattaattttaaacatGAATAAGATCATTGTGATGTATGCTTATATATGTATTCTTTCTATTTAGGCTCATTTTCTTGGAAGAGAATGACAGTGTTGTCTGTATTTAGTTGCTGCTCTAACATCTGCTTCAGCTGTTTCCCTTGTTCTTCGATTCTCAACTGTAAATTTCTTTGTATCTGAAATACAATAAAACACTCAAATTATATCATCATAGACGGTTGTTTGTCAGGacgatttttaaaaaactattttacCGTCTTTCTATCAGTCAAAAATTTCATATCCCTAGTGGATAGTTAggacttttctttttattttatggtTGTTCGTCCTTTGCCGTATGGATATTTGACGGATAGTCATACTTTATTCTCATAATATTGTAAATGAATTGCACGTTTTAGGAAAAGATGTAATAGAGTAATAAAAATGGTTCATTAGTaccattttaaaaagtttaaaagctAGATTGGACCGAGTTCGAGTTAAAGGGTATAATTATTTCTAGcataaacgttgggattttttttgcaaattttcCCAAGTTttaaattcactataaattttgaataataGACACGAGGAATACACAAACTTTCACTATATTTCATTTTGGTTAACaaacaatgttttttttttcattttggctattaaactttaatttctttttcatttggttatcaaactctaatttcttttcaatttggaTACCAAACTTATTTTGTTCTTTAATTTGGTTACAAAATTCAGTTGCCACATCATATTTTTGACACCTAAAAACCTCAAttgaacaaatttaaattttagtaaaaaaaatgaaaaaacaaagtTCGTTAACCAAAATGAAATATAGCGAAAGTTTGGATACGTTTAGTATTtattatccttaaatttaaaacACTTAAACTGTCCCCGGAAATTCCAATTAAATGGTTCAATTCGTACGATTGAATAGCGATGAGTTTGTTTTTTGTTGGGTAAAAGTCAAATAATCTACCGAAAACAAAAGAAGAATGCTATAACCTCCAATTGTTCGTAGATCCGCCTTTGGACGTCAAGCTGCAGTTTGAGTGTTTCTACTATCTGAAAGCCGCTGCAGagcaaaaaaaaaggtttatcattattcaaaaatatgaaatattattaTGATACCTTCAAGAGTGAGTTAGGACATATAACATGCGTTACGTTTTTGGATGAGCACTTGATATtagatttgtaacatttgggtCACATTTTCCTGAAAACCAAATACATGTTGATGAGTGGTTAATATAGAAATGtcattttctcttttaaaatgTATGTAACATGATACAATACAAACAAATGAATGAGAACACCACGAGGACACCTGTTCTTATTGGgaaatgaataaaaagataatttaatcTTCATAAATAGCTTTTCTTCTAAAAACATTTCATTAAaagtctcaagtatttttattgtgattaaataCTTATGAgttcaaattttttttgtttgacataagaaaattttcatattaaatatttatgagtaaaattttaattcatccAAAACACTAACTAACCAAATCAATTTTGTTTAGATGGTTtggtataaattatttttagtgtttatttggaaaaaattacacaaataattcattaattacAAATATATGTTGAGTGACCGTATTTCTTTCATTAATGCTAATTTTCGGTTTAAATCATATAGCTAATAAGGACATTTATTTACACCTTATATCCATCTGGTATTTAAAAGTTGTAAAGACATGTGACAATAAAAATGTAACATGTGTCCTTTGTGTGTAAGACGCGTTAATGCGTCAGACgcgtcattttttatttttaggataCATGTGAATGTGGGgactgatatatatatatatataatgatttCTATAGGACATTCACCATAACATGTGCTCGTTTTTACGTTTCGCCCTAAGAGCTCCATTGTCAAAAGGATTTTCTAATACATAATGGGCACACAACACTTAGGTATTTGGTACCCTAAGAGAAATTCCTTTGACTTTGTATCTTATTTGAATATAGGCTATGTTGATAGTGTGATTGATCAAAAGAGTACTTCAGGTACTTGTCAATTCCTAGCCAATTGTCTTGTTACTTAGCATAGTAAAAAACAAATGTTGGTTGCCTTATCCACGGCCGAAGCCGAATATTTAGCCAGTGGTAGTTGTTGCACCAAAGTGCTTTCGAAAAGAAAATCCTTCAAAGACTATGAAATTGTTGTTTGATCATGTCCCTCTTAAGTATGATAGCACTAGTGCGATCAAGTTTTTTTAAGAACCCAACCCCATCAAACAATCTAGTTTTTTAAATACAACATGCTTAATATTCCGTGTTTAGTCGTATCACCATGCTTATGCGATTTTTGTGTTGGATTAAGCATGTTAATTTAATGGAGCTTTTATGTTGTAtctaaaatcaaatgaattatgATCAATTGTTTATCATTTGATATCAATTATTGTTCTTTTATTTGATATCAGAGTTTGTATGCATTTCGGTTTTAAAGAActcgaatttattaaaaaaaaaccaccAACGTTTACGCCCTTTAACTTGTTTTCGCAACCACGAATTATTCAAAAAACTAGCAGAAACATATACTTCTTGGTTTGTGGCCGCGAACCAAGTgacctttaaaaaattaaatttcaaaactatGAGGTTGCGAACCTTAGTTAGCGGGCGCGAATAGTGCAGTTTTTTAGAAACAATACCCGTTTATAGCCGTTTTATGTCATTTAATggtcaaaaatatatttttttgactgTTGTCCTCCTTTTTCAACCCTATAGATACCTCATATGCATAATCAAATGATTTACAACTATtctaacatttttccttttgatTCTAAAGAATTTTAGTCTATGTTTCACTCATTCTCCATCACTTTCACCATATTTCACACATTCATTCTTCAATCTTCATGGAGACCTTAAGAAACATGCAACAAAGGCAAAAACACTTAGAAAACGAGATATATTGTGAGAAATTCTCCGTTTAGCGATAaaaaaattcgtcgctaaaagcGGGATTTCCGTCTCTAAATCAGATTAGCGATGGATTAACGCTAATTTATCGACGGATTaacgatttttattttattttttaaacttaagaaaaataaattattttttttaattaaattgtaaaaactattcattgtaaattattatttaattcatCGATCACCCGATAGTTCAGCCACCGTCTCCCACATGAGCCTCTTTAATCCTCATGTTTTTCAACACTTAACTTCATCTTAACCAGTTCAAATTATTCTTATATATCTATGCATATTATatttaacttataaataaaaaggaCAAATTATTACTTTCCGCAGTTTACTCGTGTATTTcgaaataattatttatttattttttaaaattattttatttaattattttttaataatattttaaaaaatataataattttttgggttattttcataaaaaaaacactacctttatatttattttaatcgcGACCTTTAAGTATTGctatataaaaccatgaccttttatttttttttccaaatctatcatttcggtgtatttttgttgactaaattcttcattaaaccaTTGATGAAAggtctaaattataaattaataccaaatattattatttttttagttagaGCATGTAgaattagtaatttttagtcaaaaaaatcaaactaaattttactttggtgatagatttgaaacaaaatgaagggtcgtgcctttaaatgccaacttttaaagatcgtgattaaaatgaaattttgtgtaaaaatcatgatttttcatgattttttttgtgtaaaggtcatgattttttaattatgaaataaaCTCTTCTTTATCTTCTCGAAATTATCCGCAAGAGTCTTAATTAGCAACTATTCAACTCTTTCTCTTGGATCTAATATAATATCTGAATCATGATTGAGGTTCAGGTTTTGATATCATAAGTACATTCGTCCTAAATATATATTGCGCTTCTATTTCAATAGACCAATGAGTTTATTCATACCCGGAATTATGCAATTGAAGCAATGCAGTTAGATTCATTGatgaaaagaaaacaaagaaaatgaATATAATGTAagggaaaaaagaaaataagtagGAAAGGAATATACCTTGTGTTGATTCCGGCGTATATCTAGCAATGCGATATTTCTGTAAAAAGAATTAAATGTTATCATCAACTACATGTATATGAATATATGATGATCAGTAATACCTGCAAGTGACTTTTGATATGGAAGATTGTTAATCCTTCAACACCCATCAACTTAAGAATCAACTTTGGAGTAGCCTCTACACACAAAAGTACTCTAATTAATCATCAATCATATtcgggttaattccataaaaattcacgacctttacacgaagtttcattttagtcACGATCTTTAAAAGTTGGCATATAAAGGCAcgacgtttcattttgtttcaaatccattaaaataaaattcggtGTAGTTTTTCCgattaaaaattactaatcctacatactctaacCGAAAGACAATAATATTTGGTGTCAATTTATACTTTGCgtttttcattaatggtttaatgaagaacttaatcaacaaaaatacattgaaatgatatatttggaaaaaaaatgaaaggccatgtttttatatggcaacttttaaaagtcgtgattaaaatgaaactccgTGTAAAACTCatgactttttatggaattaataaCCCATCATATTCATTGCTTCATATGACTATTATTGAGTCACGACTTACTTTCAGCTCCCCCAAGTCGATTCACGCATTCGACAAATCTTTTGTGAAGATCATGAGTCCATCTGATGCGTGTTTTACACGCTACTGTTGCACCTAAGCAAGAATATGAAGGCTTCCTTGAAGTTGGTTTTGTAAATTCTATACTGAATGAGTGATAACCAAGCTGCAATAATATAAtaagtttatgaattaaacacTAAATCAATTGAACTCTCAAGAAACAAGGATATATATGAGATTTGAAATGGACATTTATGGATACATATCAATTCTTCACATAATCGAAATAACATACCTCTCGGTTTTCATGATTAAACGTAGCTAATTCATTCGCTGATTTCTGCAGTATTGGATGAAAGAAGTCACTTGTTCGATACAAATCTCGACATATCTTTTCTGCAGTCGGATTTTGATCGTCAAGATTAACCGGATCACTACGAGTTTCTTTAATAGGTAAGCTATTATCCGCTTCTCCAAATGCCATGCATCCTTGCATTGCAAACAACCAAGAAGTTGGTGGATGGAGATCATTGTTGGAGGCTCCTTCAGATGGGAAGTATAGTCCCATATTGTGTTCCAAAAGAGAGCTTTTCAATTTACAACActcattttttaataatgaCTCGGAACTTTTCAATttctattatatattatatatagagagagagagataataaaatatatatgcaTATCCTCATCAGATGAACTTCaacattaaaataaactttCTGCAGCTTTTCCTTTCTTTATTTCTTGATGGACCCAAGAGAGTTGGTGTTTAATTTATAGTTTTGAAGATAGAAAATATATTTGAGAGGCataaaatgtttatatatatatataaattatcggTAGTATTATTAAGCACAACGAAGTACGTAGTGGGAGGTAAAGAAACAAAATACAGCGAACTAATGAATGTCCGTAAagcaatttaaaatttcaaaaatgttagTTCCCGAATAAAAAAAACGCTATTAAAAAGTCTATAGAAAACTACCGATCTGCAAATGCAACTAAAAACAAGACTCTCAATCTCCTGGATTTCATACTCGAAAACTCTTCTATTTCTAGCTTTCCAATTAAAGCAGATCATAAAATGTTAATAAGAGAGAGACATAATAATACAGCATGCATGAATCTTTTCTGCATCACATCTTTTGTACAAAACACTTGGTTTAAGCTCAAATGAgggttaaaatatttattcactCTTCAAGTTTAATAGGGATATCAAACTCTATAGATCATTAGACTTTACTCAAATTACATAAAGATCACTAAAAaaaattttgttacaaaatgatcATTGAACTATACTTTTTACTACGaaaatgtttatgttgttacaaaaacaacactaaacttttcgtgaattacaaaaatgtcactagataatacctcttattacaaaaaggtcattgaactatgttcctttttgtaaatttggcttgccacgtaagcaaaaatgttgcatttttgcttaaaacgcaacgttttaaatggctgaacccctttgtaataaaagttatagttcaatgactattttgtaacaaaagtgtttttagtgacctttctgtaatttgaggaaATCTTAGtgatctacagagtttaatatccagtTTAATAGACATTCGCAAGCAAAAATATGTTCGGGACATGGGCGGAATCAGCGCTTGCCCAtgattacaaaaaaatccttgaactatttttataaaaacatattaGTTAGGTAtgaatttttgtattattagcCCCTCTCAAATTTTTTCCTTCAAAAATACctctttcttttaatttttccttAAATAGatacattaaaattaatatttataaaattgttcgcCGCCCCACCTATAGTTCGATTCTAGCTTCGCCCTTGAGAGATAAGGTATCTACTGTTAGCTTGAatttttggataatttaattatttgagacaaattaactaaattctagaaaaaaattaaataaaataaagaataaaggTCTCAAGTTAATCAAGTGTTGATGAATTAAATGTGGAAAGCTTCATAAAGAAGAGTGTCTTTATATGTGGATATGGAAAGTTCATAATCCTTTTCAATAGATCCAAAATGGATAGGGATGAACAATGCATAATACATTTTGATGCCTCCAAAGCTCAAATAACTTCAAGAGGTTGTCAATGTAAAAATGTAACTTCAATGTGGATgacaaaaattagaaagaaaaaaagatctATGTGACAATGCAGGCCTAATTATTGTTCTGTCAAAAGACCTTATCTTGTCTCTTATTTGATTTCTTACGATGATAACTTCCAAAATCATGTTGTTTTAGTAATTAGTCTGGGTTATTCCAGCCCGTAATTTTCCATATTTAATTGGCATAATGCAAATTTAGATTCTTACATTGTTACACTTTCAACAACAGAGTCTCTGTACTAATTAAAATGTTCACATTGGACTACTATACTCATTGTGTTTTGTATGGACGAAAATAgactgaaaaaaattaaaagttttaattGAATGAAATTAATAGTGTGGAAACCTAATGTCAACGTTGTCTAATGCATAAAATCAATCGTTGTAAGAGCATTTTTAATGGACTctttaaaattgacaaactctttaatttaaagagtgtCAATAAATTAGAAGTCCAATGGACTAAGTTCTTCCGATTTTTGTGGAGCTTTCTCTTTACCCTAGTtttctagagttagggtttttTTCTCTTCCTTGTGAAGATTTGCTATCGGATAATCGATTCTGATGCGCCCTTTTCACATGCGTCTAGCCCTTTCGTCTTCGTGGAGTCTTTTGAGGTCTAGATGGAGGAAGGTCTTGTTGAAGCATGCGCACAATTGCGCTTAACTGAGGAGGAACAACTTACTATTACGCTGGAAGATGTTGTTGATGACAACGTTGTTGAGAAAGCTGAACTCAGTCTGGTGGGTAAGCTTTTGACGCAGAAACCATACAACTTGAACCATATGAAAAACGCTTTGGCGAGTGCTTGGAGCCTGTCAAAAGGGTTTAACATGAAGGATATTTTTTGTGTGTGAGTTTGCTGCAAAGAACGACAAGTTAAGAATATTGAGGGAGGGTCAGTGGAATTTCTATAATCAACTTATTCTTCTCGAACCCATGTTCGGAAACATGCAACCCAATAACATGACTCTAAAACATTGTCCTATATGGGTTAGAATCTACAATCTCCCGATGAGCTGCAGAGGGAAAGCTGCGCTGAGCCAAATTGGTTCGAAGCTAGGTCGTGTTCTGGAGGTCGATGGTGAAAGTGGAGGGTACAACCGGTTTGAGGTCGATGGTGAAAGTAGAGACTTCTGCCAATTTCTCTTCGTGAGCTATTACCGAAGGAAGTGTTGGAGCCGTTAACCGAGCTGGATATCTTCTTTTGTGAATTAACCTCCACGTCTCTAACAGAGAAAGATTTAGAACGTATGAGGCTGGAAATCCCAAAGATATTATGCAAGCTGGAACGTATTTTTCCgcccagcttttttgactccaTGGAACATCTACCCGTACATCTACCGTACAAAGCTGTGATGGCAGTAGTATCGCTGGATGTAcccatttgaaaggtaatatTACTGAAATTTCTAAATTATGTGTATCAGTATATTAACATGTAATGTTTATTAACTGTGGCATGTGGAATCAGATATTTGAgaaaaccgaaaaaaaaaatcagcaatATAGGGAGGGTGGAAG includes:
- the LOC126661688 gene encoding protein SRG1-like; amino-acid sequence: MAMMLELMDEYHRFYQDYQEGNFDLRLNFHPPCPQPNKVPGLRVLKDGQWVYVEQIDGAIVIMSNGIYKVPEYRAVVNKLKERVFVVTLCYPNSSLTVGPAKQLTQTGNLDVSFIELLQSAS
- the LOC126659745 gene encoding myb family transcription factor PHL5-like, which encodes MGLYFPSEGASNNDLHPPTSWLFAMQGCMAFGEADNSLPIKETRSDPVNLDDQNPTAEKICRDLYRTSDFFHPILQKSANELATFNHENRELGYHSFSIEFTKPTSRKPSYSCLGATVACKTRIRWTHDLHKRFVECVNRLGGAEKATPKLILKLMGVEGLTIFHIKSHLQKYRIARYTPESTQGIFLSYLFSFFPYIIFIFFVFFSSMNLTALLQLHNSGFLLCSGFQIVETLKLQLDVQRRIYEQLEIQRNLQLRIEEQGKQLKQMLEQQLNTDNTVILFQENEPK